A window of Rhododendron vialii isolate Sample 1 chromosome 13a, ASM3025357v1 contains these coding sequences:
- the LOC131314234 gene encoding biogenesis of lysosome-related organelles complex 1 subunit 1: protein MYSSPQLPLARVPTSAMDRPESGGLESSLLQLINDHHHHSLSTREHAEKAKKAAIRSAVRVSDLLVDAVNGGVQESFVNEKRIELEIRALAVTVVRFAKQTDQWLAASHTINTAVKEIGDFENWMKTMEFDCKSISAAICNIHQA from the exons ATGTACTCTTCCCCACAGCTACCCCTGGCCCGTGTGCCCACCTCCGCCATGGACAGACCCGAATCCGGAGGACTCGAATCGTCTCTGCTCCAACTCATCAACGATCATCACCACCACTCTCTCTCAACCCGCGAACACGCCG AGAAAGCGAAGAAGGCGGCAATTAGGAGTGCGGTGCGGGTGTCGGATCTGCTGGTGGATGCAGTGAACGGAGGAGTCCAAGAATCGTTCGTGAACGAGAAGCGGATCGAGCTGGAAATTAGGGCACTGGCGGTTACCGTCGTGCGTTTTGCCAAGCAGACCGACCAGTGGCTTGCGGCTTCTCATACCATCAACACTGCTGTCAAG GAAATTGGTGATTTTGAGAACTGGATGAAGACCATGGAATTCGATTGTAAAAGCATCAGTGCCGCGATATGCAACATTCACCAAGCGTAA